One segment of Sinorhizobium sp. BG8 DNA contains the following:
- a CDS encoding recombinase family protein encodes MQPTTYVAYYRVSTAKQGQSQLGLEAQRVAVAQYRPIAEFIEVESGAIDNRPELHHALELARETKSTLVIAKLDRLSRDVEFIARTMKQGVPIRCADMPDADEFQLHLYAVLAHKERRMISERTKAALAAAKDRGVKLGGARGTDKSEAHAESIRPFIQSLNGAGITTPAAICKELNQRGYETVTGKRWHISQVTRLLERLGE; translated from the coding sequence ATGCAACCTACGACTTATGTTGCTTATTATCGCGTGTCCACCGCAAAGCAGGGACAAAGCCAATTGGGGCTAGAAGCGCAACGAGTAGCGGTTGCTCAATACCGGCCAATTGCAGAGTTCATAGAGGTGGAGTCCGGGGCAATCGATAACAGGCCGGAATTGCATCACGCTTTGGAACTTGCAAGGGAAACGAAGTCCACACTGGTCATTGCCAAGTTGGATCGGTTGTCTCGTGACGTCGAGTTCATCGCACGCACGATGAAACAGGGTGTTCCGATCCGTTGTGCGGATATGCCGGATGCAGATGAGTTCCAATTGCACCTGTATGCGGTACTCGCACACAAAGAACGCAGGATGATATCCGAGCGGACCAAAGCGGCACTGGCGGCGGCTAAAGATCGTGGCGTTAAGTTGGGTGGCGCACGCGGAACGGATAAGTCGGAAGCCCACGCGGAAAGCATTCGCCCGTTTATTCAGAGTCTCAATGGTGCAGGCATTACGACGCCAGCGGCCATTTGCAAGGAATTGAACCAACGCGGCTACGAGACGGTCACAGGCAAACGCTGGCATATCTCACAGGTTACGCGACTTCTGGAACGCCTTGGAGAGTAG
- a CDS encoding lysozyme, with amino-acid sequence MTTRTINKSGLDLVKQFEGLRTTAYLCPAGIPTIGYGSTHGLTPGDVGRKKITAPQAEILLRADLVRFEKAVSRLVTVPLTDNQFAALVSWTFNLGEGNLVKSTLLKRINAKAPITDKTDANGNVIVPGIERSWMQWVNAGGKRLQGLVNRRAAEMKLWKKP; translated from the coding sequence ATGACGACACGCACTATCAACAAATCCGGCCTCGATCTCGTCAAGCAGTTTGAGGGGCTTCGCACCACCGCTTACCTCTGCCCCGCTGGCATACCGACAATCGGCTACGGCAGCACACACGGCCTCACACCCGGGGATGTCGGCCGCAAGAAAATCACAGCACCACAAGCGGAAATCCTGTTACGCGCGGACCTCGTTCGATTTGAGAAGGCCGTTAGTCGACTGGTCACTGTCCCGCTGACGGATAATCAGTTTGCTGCGCTCGTCTCATGGACGTTCAACCTGGGAGAAGGCAACCTAGTCAAGTCCACACTGCTCAAGCGCATCAACGCCAAGGCTCCGATTACGGACAAAACCGACGCGAACGGGAATGTCATTGTTCCGGGTATCGAGCGTAGTTGGATGCAGTGGGTGAATGCTGGTGGCAAACGCCTACAGGGGCTGGTCAATCGCCGTGCGGCGGAGATGAAACTCTGGAAGAAGCCGTGA